The genome window AAGGTGTTGACCCGCTCCCCGCTGATTGCCACCAGCCAGTCCTTATCACTTGAAGAGGTGTAGCTCAGTGGGTTTTGCCATTTTCCATCGGCGAAAGGCACCGGTGGAAAACCACTTGCTGCAAGCCTGGCCGAAAAGAACTCGATCTTCCCTGATGGTGTTGCAAACCTCTCCCGGCGGTATTTTTCATAGCGCAGTTCCTCGATCTGCAGGCCGTCTGGATGAGTGCGTAAAGTTTCTACCGTCAACCCGACGGGTTCAAGCTGGTAGTCAAGTGCCTCCTCAACCGTGGACCAGGGAAAAAATTCTTTCAGGCCCAGCCTTTGGGCCAGGGCGAAAATAATTTGCCAGTCCGGCCGGCTTTCGCCATAAGGTTCCACCACCTGGTTCTGGAGAATGACCGGATTGTTGCGTACGTAGGCCCGATTTAATTGGGTTTCTTCGAAGCAGCTGGCAGCCGGCAGAATGAGATCAGCAAAATCTGCGGTCTTGGTTTTGAAGAGATCGATGACTACCAGGAAATCAAGTTTTGCCAGAGCTTTCCTGACCCTGTTGGAATCGGTCATGGTCACCGCCGGGTTGCCGGACTGGACGACCAGGGCTTTGACCGGGTAGGGTTTTTCATCAAGAATGGCATCAATAAGAGACGACTGGGCGTGGCGTCCCCAATTTTCATGAAAAGTGTCAAAAAGAGCATAGTCACTGGTGATGGCGATGGTGTCCGGCGGCAGTTTTTCCCGCAGCTGCAGGTTGCGCAGCTTGATGGGTTGGGGCAGAAGGTCGCCTCCTGGACGGTCGAGATTGCCGGTCAAAGCCCGGAGCATGCTTACCGCCCGTGTGGCCTGAAAGGCTTCGCACTGCATGTCGAGTCCATTGCCCTCGATCAGGCAGGCTGGTCCACTGGTGGCGTAGAGGCGGGCTGCCTCTTTAATGGCGGATGCCTCGAGCCAGGTTTCTGCGGCTACTGTTTCCACCGGGAAGACGGAGGCCGCTTGCCGGAGTTCAGCGAAGCCGATGGTGAATTGTTCGACGAACTGCTGATCAATGAAATTATTGACAATAATTTCATTGATCATCGCCATCGCCAGTAAGCCGTCATGGGCGGGTCTGATGGGCAGCCAGACATCGGCTTTGCGCGCCAGTTCGGATTCCACCGGATCGACGACGATAAGTTTGGCCCCGTTGTCGATGGCTTCGAGAACGGCCTCGCCAACCGCCGGGGCAGTGTTAAGATCATTTTTCCCCCAGATCATAATGCAGGCGGCTTGCTCCGGGTGTGCTGACGGCATGGCACCGCAGGTATAGATGTTTGCCATTTCCCGGGCCACATGGCAAACTGAACCATTGCCGATGGTGTTGGGTGAACCGAAGGCGTTCATCAGCCGGTTGGCATAGTCCCAGGGTACACCCCAGTCGGCCGCCATGCCGCGCAGCCAGGCAACGCTGCCGGCGCCATATTCATCTCTGCAGTCCAGCAGGCGGTAGGCCATCAGGTCAAGTGCTTCATCCCAGGAAATTTCAGTAAAAACACTGCTTGATCTTGATCTGCGAATAAGTGGTTTTGCCAGACGTTCCGGGGCATAAATAATTTCCGGAGCAGCGGCCAGTTTGGGGCAGTGGAGAATTTTTTTCCGGCCAGGGGCTATTTTCCTTGATGCTTCGATTAGTAAACCGTCTTCAACTACGGCCGTTACTGGACAGCAGGCGGAACAAAGACGGCAGACAGTATCTTTTATAAGCAACATATCAACTTCCTGTAAATCACCGTTCGGCCTGCAGGAAACAGCTGCGGATCAATTCGTAGTGGTTCCTGTGGGAACGAATTTTCCACCATACCGAGCCTTCTTCAGCTACTTTCCAGGCAGGCTGCAGGGGGCCTGCGGGATTACTGAGTAGTTTTTTGATGTTGTCCTGGCCGAAGCCGGTGTAGGTGCCTGCTTCAGTACCTCCAAGCCAGTCCTTTTCATTGGCAACTTCCAGCGACCATGAGAAGGGATCGGAAAAAAGCAGCTGTGCCCGCTCCCGGCGGGCCACCCGGTTTATCTCGGTCAGATGAGCCAGCGGCTGCGGCAGTTTGTCAACCAGGTTCAATGATGAAAGCTGGCTGAATATTCCTGCTTTGAAAGGCAGTGCCTGGGCATCAGCAACGATAAACTCAATTGCAGCTGCTGACCAGTCTGTCGGCAGCTGCAGGGTAACCTGGCGCTGGAGGTTTCCCTCCTCGGGCAGGGCTACCGACAACGTTCTCTGCCGCAGCAGCCAGCGGGCGGCACGGATAAAAGAAACCGAGGTGTCGATGCCGATGACAAAATCACATTGCCGACTCATCTCAAAGGTGAACCGGCCAACCGCCGCCCCTATGTCAAGTCCCCAGCCGCCATCATTGTTCAGCAGCGCACTCCATTCCCGATATGCCGTGGAGGCCTCCGGATCGGCCATCAAATCGGCATAGTGGCTCCAAATGTACGATGCCAGAAGAAGGTCGGTTTCGTAGCGGGGGAGATGTGCGGCGGGTGTTCGGGGCCGAGGATTGAGAAAGGCGATTCCTTCCCTGATCGCATATGCATGGCCGCAATGTCTACAGCACAGCTCACCGGAAAGGATATCATCCTTTTCCTCTTCGTCTATGACTGCCGTGAGAGAATATTCATCCGGCAGACAACGGGGGCAGACTACTATTTTTGCA of Pseudomonadota bacterium contains these proteins:
- a CDS encoding molybdopterin-dependent oxidoreductase codes for the protein MLLIKDTVCRLCSACCPVTAVVEDGLLIEASRKIAPGRKKILHCPKLAAAPEIIYAPERLAKPLIRRSRSSSVFTEISWDEALDLMAYRLLDCRDEYGAGSVAWLRGMAADWGVPWDYANRLMNAFGSPNTIGNGSVCHVAREMANIYTCGAMPSAHPEQAACIMIWGKNDLNTAPAVGEAVLEAIDNGAKLIVVDPVESELARKADVWLPIRPAHDGLLAMAMINEIIVNNFIDQQFVEQFTIGFAELRQAASVFPVETVAAETWLEASAIKEAARLYATSGPACLIEGNGLDMQCEAFQATRAVSMLRALTGNLDRPGGDLLPQPIKLRNLQLREKLPPDTIAITSDYALFDTFHENWGRHAQSSLIDAILDEKPYPVKALVVQSGNPAVTMTDSNRVRKALAKLDFLVVIDLFKTKTADFADLILPAASCFEETQLNRAYVRNNPVILQNQVVEPYGESRPDWQIIFALAQRLGLKEFFPWSTVEEALDYQLEPVGLTVETLRTHPDGLQIEELRYEKYRRERFATPSGKIEFFSARLAASGFPPVPFADGKWQNPLSYTSSSDKDWLVAISGERVNTFTHTQYRQISSLRRKNPEPYIEISPTDAEQRKIYNRDLLQVATPHGKIRMPARISQRVQPGCIMIAWGWGEVDDNYNLNNLTDDSLRDPITATPSNRGFLCRLEKV
- a CDS encoding methyltransferase domain-containing protein, with translation MNRAVAKIVVCPRCLPDEYSLTAVIDEEEKDDILSGELCCRHCGHAYAIREGIAFLNPRPRTPAAHLPRYETDLLLASYIWSHYADLMADPEASTAYREWSALLNNDGGWGLDIGAAVGRFTFEMSRQCDFVIGIDTSVSFIRAARWLLRQRTLSVALPEEGNLQRQVTLQLPTDWSAAAIEFIVADAQALPFKAGIFSQLSSLNLVDKLPQPLAHLTEINRVARRERAQLLFSDPFSWSLEVANEKDWLGGTEAGTYTGFGQDNIKKLLSNPAGPLQPAWKVAEEGSVWWKIRSHRNHYELIRSCFLQAER